In a genomic window of Peptoclostridium acidaminophilum DSM 3953:
- a CDS encoding carbohydrate ABC transporter permease: MEEVMFTELRKRHATPYALIAPVLIFMIIVYGYPLLLTFKYSFQDVSLIGSKSIFVGLANYKRVLTDPKFYNTLILTLKWTVLTVALKIGFGFILAMFLNGEIYLKKIYRFLVLIPWAIPQVVVSILWAWILDGQYGYLNYYLQKMGLIENAIYWLSSPRLAFISTSVVDAWIGIPLVTMIFLSGLSAIPDSFYEAARVDGANALQKFVHITLPSMKKVILIALTLTTIWTFNSFNVIFVLTGGGPMGGTETMMIRIYKETFGKYNLGMSATLSVAVFVILTALSIFYWKQINKDED; the protein is encoded by the coding sequence ATGGAGGAAGTTATGTTTACAGAGCTAAGGAAAAGGCATGCAACGCCATATGCGCTGATAGCTCCCGTATTGATATTCATGATTATAGTATACGGATACCCTCTTCTACTTACATTCAAATACTCATTCCAGGATGTATCGCTTATTGGAAGCAAGAGCATATTCGTGGGGCTTGCGAATTACAAGAGGGTGCTGACTGATCCGAAATTCTACAACACGCTTATACTTACATTGAAATGGACAGTGTTGACTGTTGCTTTGAAAATTGGCTTTGGATTTATTCTGGCTATGTTTTTAAACGGAGAAATATATTTAAAAAAAATATACAGATTTCTTGTGCTTATTCCATGGGCTATTCCACAAGTTGTCGTATCTATACTCTGGGCATGGATACTCGACGGACAGTATGGATATCTAAACTACTATCTTCAGAAAATGGGACTCATAGAAAACGCCATTTATTGGCTTTCAAGCCCGAGACTGGCATTCATATCGACCTCCGTAGTAGATGCATGGATTGGAATTCCGCTGGTGACGATGATATTCCTGTCAGGGCTGAGCGCCATACCCGATTCATTTTATGAGGCAGCCAGGGTGGACGGAGCAAATGCTCTGCAAAAATTCGTCCATATAACCTTGCCAAGCATGAAGAAGGTAATCCTGATTGCTCTAACCTTGACAACCATTTGGACTTTTAACTCATTCAATGTGATATTTGTGCTTACGGGAGGCGGGCCTATGGGTGGAACGGAGACAATGATGATAAGGATATACAAGGAGACCTTCGGCAAGTATAATCTGGGCATGAGTGCGACATTGTCGGTGGCTGTTTTCGTAATTTTAACTGCGCTAAGCATATTTTACTGGAAGCAGATTAACAAGGATGAGGATTAG
- a CDS encoding carbohydrate ABC transporter permease, translating into MKIKKIPILKIINTAIITVIIGLMIVPFFIMISTSLKSYAEVTKWPPVWLPDIPKWENFSTVWSKAGNIRIAFVNSLIVSLSTMLLCTVLGSFAAYSASRFKFAGKKPFLFGVIITQMFSAVILIGPMYGIIRDMGLLNTHLSLIIPNTAFSLPMTVWLLYGYLDGISPSLEEAAMLDGCTRLQAVTRILMPLLAPGIITSGLFAFIVSWNDLIFANSFITRTEMRTLSVALTSYRSLFETYWHNMMAASLISVIPVFVLFLMIQKYLVKGLSAGGVKE; encoded by the coding sequence ATGAAAATAAAAAAAATACCTATTCTAAAAATAATAAACACGGCAATTATAACTGTGATAATAGGGCTGATGATAGTGCCTTTTTTCATAATGATATCCACTTCGCTCAAGTCGTATGCGGAGGTCACAAAATGGCCTCCCGTCTGGCTGCCGGACATTCCAAAATGGGAGAATTTCAGCACCGTTTGGAGCAAGGCGGGGAACATAAGAATTGCCTTTGTAAACAGCCTCATAGTATCACTCAGCACGATGCTGCTGTGCACGGTGCTCGGCTCATTTGCGGCTTATAGCGCATCAAGATTCAAGTTTGCGGGAAAGAAACCTTTTCTTTTTGGAGTTATAATAACCCAGATGTTTTCTGCAGTGATTCTGATTGGACCAATGTATGGAATAATAAGAGACATGGGCCTGCTGAATACCCATCTTTCACTTATTATTCCCAATACGGCATTTTCACTGCCGATGACCGTATGGCTTTTGTACGGGTATCTAGACGGCATATCGCCAAGCCTTGAGGAGGCCGCGATGCTGGACGGCTGCACGAGGCTGCAGGCGGTAACTAGGATACTTATGCCGCTACTTGCTCCCGGCATTATAACATCGGGACTGTTTGCGTTTATCGTCTCCTGGAATGATCTTATATTCGCAAACTCCTTCATCACCCGCACCGAAATGAGAACGCTGTCGGTGGCTCTGACTTCATACCGCTCACTGTTTGAGACATACTGGCACAACATGATGGCGGCTTCTTTGATTTCCGTAATACCGGTTTTCGTACTCTTTCTGATGATACAGAAGTACCTTGTGAAGGGATTGTCGGCGGGAGGCGTAAAAGAATAG
- a CDS encoding ABC transporter ATP-binding protein, with the protein MSSLTFKNINKVYPGNVRAVSDFNLDIKHEEFIILIGPSGCGKSTMLRMIAGLEDITEGELYIDEKLVNDVEPKDRDIAMVFQNYALYPHMTVYENMAFGLKMRKMPKEEIEERVSRAADILGINELLGRKPKALSGGQRQRVALGRAIVRSPKVFLMDEPLSNLDAKLRVQTRGEIVKLHKKLGTTFIYVTHDQVEAMTMADKIVVMKDGIIQQFASPQELYQNPANLFVAGFIGSPQMNFLEVDVVENGAEIYLKRDGMKIRPSGEAESRLREKGYVGKALKIGVRPEDVYLGHDEEAYPIKAEVDVIENMGSEKYLYLKGGHGSVTVKAGSDVAVDLGDEVQFNFEANKLHYFDKSSELSI; encoded by the coding sequence ATGTCGAGTTTAACATTCAAAAACATAAATAAGGTTTATCCTGGAAATGTCAGGGCTGTTTCTGATTTCAATCTGGACATAAAACATGAAGAATTCATTATACTTATCGGACCGTCTGGATGCGGAAAATCGACTATGCTCCGTATGATTGCAGGTCTCGAGGACATAACCGAGGGCGAGCTCTATATAGACGAAAAGCTCGTGAACGACGTGGAGCCAAAGGACAGGGACATAGCCATGGTGTTCCAGAATTATGCTCTCTATCCACATATGACCGTATATGAAAATATGGCTTTCGGCCTCAAGATGAGAAAGATGCCAAAGGAAGAGATTGAAGAAAGGGTAAGCAGGGCGGCCGACATTCTCGGAATAAACGAATTGTTGGGCAGGAAGCCGAAGGCCCTTTCCGGAGGACAGAGGCAAAGGGTTGCACTCGGAAGGGCGATTGTGAGGAGCCCGAAGGTGTTTCTAATGGACGAGCCCCTGTCAAATCTTGACGCAAAGCTTCGGGTACAGACAAGGGGAGAGATAGTCAAGCTGCACAAAAAGCTGGGGACCACTTTCATATACGTTACGCACGACCAGGTTGAAGCTATGACAATGGCTGACAAGATAGTAGTAATGAAGGACGGCATCATTCAGCAGTTTGCCTCACCGCAGGAGCTCTATCAAAATCCTGCAAATCTTTTCGTGGCCGGCTTCATTGGGAGTCCCCAGATGAATTTCCTTGAGGTAGATGTTGTTGAAAACGGAGCTGAAATCTATCTGAAAAGGGACGGTATGAAAATAAGGCCATCAGGCGAGGCTGAAAGCAGGCTCAGGGAAAAGGGCTATGTGGGAAAGGCGCTTAAAATAGGAGTGCGTCCCGAAGACGTATATTTAGGCCATGACGAAGAGGCATATCCAATAAAAGCCGAGGTGGATGTGATTGAGAACATGGGGAGCGAAAAGTATCTCTACTTAAAAGGCGGGCATGGCAGCGTAACCGTAAAAGCTGGGAGTGATGTGGCTGTCGACCTTGGAGATGAAGTGCAATTTAATTTCGAGGCAAATAAGCTGCACTACTTCGACAAATCCAGTGAGCTAAGCATATAA
- a CDS encoding DUF4091 domain-containing protein — MKLDYKILDSSVKHIKGSEETIKSGDFYLEVAKEESFAFQIFIRADKPFFGTLGKNRDIHWKGLGDRIRIEIAGHEGLLDMSFLGYVQIDDGSIVADPILKKKSLYIESGYQMIWVQGKVPKGFSKANLELELRAYHSNGYRAEELVAKEDVNIGVLDYVIRPVKEGGFYLDLWQHLCSWARAYDVEYFSEEHFQIIDNYIKGLSELGQRVVDLIITDYPWAGQRCYQFEDNASNLYEFNIVKVSRKNGRLTCDFSAVDRYIDICFGHGIDEEINIFGIIGNWDAYSFGSPIGDLKDPMRVVCYDEDLGRFDYIRSKEEFGEYLRAVFRHLAGRGLWDKVKIMSDEPNNVELFKETLELIESAVPERKINIKCAIHDQHFFDNYGDNIQYLSLNTCELVNSMERLNSIKDEVNSRGGKMTWFSCCFPEDLNIFIKSPLIESRLNGWFTYYWDLDGFLRWAYAIWPTNPLKDVRYKYPKWNAGDMFFIYPGKDMKPMGSVREKNFLFGIQDFGIFKELEKSGISKTEIIREMERLLGSKCDMEFVPERSVRMKYSLEYKEYAELRNSLIKKHLLNSKL, encoded by the coding sequence ATGAAACTTGATTATAAGATTCTGGATTCATCAGTAAAGCATATAAAGGGAAGCGAAGAAACCATAAAAAGCGGAGATTTTTATCTGGAGGTGGCTAAGGAGGAATCCTTTGCATTCCAGATATTCATAAGAGCAGATAAGCCGTTCTTTGGCACGCTCGGAAAGAATAGAGACATACACTGGAAGGGACTCGGCGACAGAATCCGCATAGAGATAGCCGGCCACGAAGGTCTACTAGATATGAGTTTTCTCGGATATGTGCAAATTGATGATGGAAGCATAGTCGCAGACCCCATACTTAAGAAAAAATCACTTTATATCGAAAGCGGATACCAGATGATCTGGGTGCAGGGCAAGGTGCCGAAAGGATTTTCAAAAGCTAATTTGGAATTGGAGCTAAGAGCGTATCATTCTAACGGCTATAGAGCGGAAGAGCTGGTTGCAAAAGAAGATGTCAATATAGGCGTGCTGGACTACGTCATTAGGCCGGTTAAGGAAGGTGGATTCTATCTGGACCTTTGGCAGCACCTTTGTAGCTGGGCCAGAGCATACGATGTAGAGTACTTTTCCGAAGAACACTTTCAGATAATTGACAACTATATAAAGGGGCTGTCGGAGCTCGGGCAGCGGGTTGTGGACCTGATAATTACAGACTACCCATGGGCGGGCCAAAGATGCTACCAGTTCGAGGATAACGCTTCAAACCTTTATGAATTCAACATAGTAAAAGTAAGCAGAAAAAACGGCAGGCTAACCTGCGACTTTTCAGCGGTGGACAGGTATATCGATATATGCTTTGGCCACGGCATCGACGAGGAGATAAACATATTCGGAATAATAGGCAACTGGGATGCATACTCATTTGGAAGCCCCATAGGAGACCTTAAGGACCCCATGAGGGTTGTCTGCTATGACGAGGATTTGGGTCGCTTTGACTATATAAGGTCAAAGGAGGAGTTCGGGGAGTATCTCCGTGCTGTCTTCAGACACCTTGCGGGCAGAGGGCTGTGGGACAAGGTGAAGATTATGAGCGATGAACCTAACAATGTAGAGCTTTTCAAGGAGACGCTTGAGCTCATAGAGTCGGCAGTGCCGGAGCGAAAGATCAATATTAAATGCGCAATACACGACCAGCACTTTTTTGATAATTACGGGGACAACATACAGTACCTGTCACTCAACACATGCGAGCTTGTAAACAGTATGGAAAGACTCAATTCCATAAAGGACGAGGTCAACAGCCGAGGCGGAAAAATGACGTGGTTTTCATGCTGCTTCCCTGAGGATTTGAACATTTTCATAAAGTCTCCGCTTATTGAAAGCAGGCTCAATGGCTGGTTCACGTACTACTGGGATCTGGACGGATTCCTTAGGTGGGCATATGCAATATGGCCGACCAATCCGCTTAAGGATGTAAGGTACAAGTATCCGAAATGGAACGCTGGAGATATGTTTTTTATATATCCGGGCAAGGACATGAAGCCCATGGGATCTGTGAGGGAGAAGAACTTCCTGTTTGGAATACAGGACTTTGGCATTTTCAAGGAGCTTGAGAAAAGTGGAATTTCAAAGACTGAAATAATAAGGGAGATGGAAAGACTTCTTGGAAGTAAGTGCGATATGGAGTTCGTACCGGAAAGAAGCGTCAGGATGAAGTATTCGCTGGAATACAAAGAATACGCTGAGCTAAGAAACTCGCTGATTAAGAAGCACCTGCTTAATTCAAAGCTGTAA
- a CDS encoding cobalamin B12-binding domain-containing protein, which produces MDILRQISDCILNMDEESIGTLIRQAIEAEHIQLQDIYEKGLNEGMVRAIDFFESKQYDIPEIIVCADTLNKGLKALSEYGSLSSESKGKILLAVVEGDTHEIGKNIVKIMLEAAGYDVVDFGVNRSVDEIISMAASEGAQIIGLSSMMTTTRGEMKKLIDKLNSMDSGKKPYIIIGGGSVTKNYSVEINADGYASNAPNTVKLVQGLLKEGK; this is translated from the coding sequence ATGGATATATTAAGACAAATTTCCGACTGCATACTCAACATGGACGAGGAAAGCATAGGCACTCTGATAAGGCAGGCAATTGAAGCTGAGCATATACAGCTGCAGGATATATATGAAAAAGGTCTTAACGAAGGTATGGTAAGGGCCATAGACTTTTTCGAGAGCAAGCAGTATGACATACCGGAAATAATAGTGTGCGCCGACACATTAAACAAGGGCCTAAAGGCATTAAGTGAATACGGCAGCCTCAGCAGTGAGAGCAAGGGCAAGATACTGCTTGCTGTCGTAGAGGGAGACACACACGAGATAGGCAAGAACATAGTAAAGATAATGCTCGAGGCGGCAGGGTATGATGTCGTAGATTTCGGGGTAAACAGAAGCGTCGATGAAATCATAAGCATGGCCGCTTCGGAAGGCGCTCAGATAATTGGACTCTCGTCGATGATGACAACCACAAGGGGTGAGATGAAGAAGCTAATAGACAAACTCAACTCCATGGATTCGGGGAAAAAGCCGTATATCATAATAGGCGGCGGAAGCGTCACAAAGAATTACTCTGTTGAAATAAACGCTGACGGCTACGCCTCAAATGCGCCAAATACAGTAAAGCTGGTTCAAGGGCTGCTGAAGGAGGGAAAATAG
- a CDS encoding uroporphyrinogen decarboxylase family protein translates to MTLLEYINSEERSFFLPDMGTNGLFLTGYKAYEVYTDPNKQLELAKKMNETFETDFIYSLCDGAIFCETLGLDILKPDYDFPSVLSHPIVDIESLQRFEVSDPYKSGRMPVNLKSLELIATNIDKPLFVSIQGPFTLAVQLAGATHLLRCVIKDPEFVENLLEFTTETVRRYAVAVNKVGAKYISIAEPATVTLGPERFKKLVVPNLNRIYDELDCWKALHICGDTNFLLDLMLTCNVDALSLDQIMNYEEVMKRIPPNIVLLGNLDPLELLFNSNVDTIRLETIKLLKKMRKYDNYMCAFGCNCMNDTPVENLQAAIRAGRMSYEELDNIEV, encoded by the coding sequence ATGACTCTGCTTGAGTATATAAACAGCGAAGAAAGAAGCTTTTTTCTGCCTGACATGGGGACTAACGGTCTTTTTTTAACGGGCTACAAGGCCTACGAGGTTTACACTGACCCAAACAAGCAGCTTGAGCTTGCAAAGAAGATGAATGAGACCTTTGAAACCGACTTCATATATTCGCTGTGCGACGGTGCGATATTCTGCGAGACGCTGGGCTTGGACATATTGAAGCCCGATTATGACTTTCCAAGCGTGCTGAGCCATCCCATAGTGGATATTGAATCACTCCAACGCTTTGAAGTCTCCGACCCGTATAAATCGGGCAGGATGCCCGTTAACCTTAAAAGCCTGGAGCTGATAGCCACAAATATTGACAAGCCGCTCTTCGTGTCTATACAAGGGCCATTCACCCTGGCGGTACAGCTGGCGGGAGCAACTCATCTTCTAAGATGCGTAATAAAAGACCCGGAGTTCGTCGAAAATCTGCTTGAATTCACAACGGAAACTGTCAGAAGATATGCCGTGGCTGTCAACAAAGTCGGCGCCAAGTATATATCAATAGCAGAGCCGGCCACGGTAACCTTAGGACCCGAAAGATTCAAAAAGCTTGTAGTTCCTAATCTCAACAGGATATATGACGAGCTGGACTGCTGGAAAGCGCTTCACATATGTGGAGACACCAATTTCCTGCTGGATCTTATGCTCACATGCAATGTTGACGCCCTCAGCCTCGACCAGATAATGAATTATGAGGAGGTAATGAAACGAATACCTCCAAACATAGTGCTGCTTGGAAATCTAGACCCTCTTGAGCTTCTCTTCAACTCAAATGTGGATACGATAAGGCTTGAGACGATAAAGCTGCTCAAGAAAATGAGGAAGTACGACAACTACATGTGCGCCTTCGGATGCAACTGCATGAATGACACGCCTGTTGAAAACCTCCAGGCTGCCATAAGAGCCGGCAGGATGTCATATGAAGAGCTTGACAATATAGAGGTTTAG
- a CDS encoding cation diffusion facilitator family transporter, translated as MEKYKKVKKILWIILLANLFVAVLKIVIGMMISSASMTADGYHSLSDGSSNIVGLIGISIAAKPVDEDHPYGHKKFETLSGLFIAGMLFFIAGKVILDAFGRFANPVMPEVNIESIVALVITLIINIAVSTIELREGRKLGSDILVADSTHTRSDIFISIGVLATLVGIKLGMPAIIDPIASLVVAGFILHASYEIFNHASGVLVDKSAVCDKKVCEIVMGFDEVKDVHHIRSRGREDDIHIDMHVMTDPNMTVQEAHVLSHRIEKRIKDEINHNTQVIVHIEPYVESGVKSKDYEAKKNQNQEPEKE; from the coding sequence ATGGAAAAATACAAGAAGGTCAAGAAAATACTATGGATAATACTTTTAGCCAACCTGTTTGTTGCGGTCTTGAAAATAGTAATAGGAATGATGATAAGCAGTGCGAGTATGACGGCCGATGGCTACCACTCTCTTTCTGACGGCTCGTCAAACATAGTCGGCCTAATCGGCATAAGCATAGCGGCAAAGCCTGTAGATGAGGACCACCCTTACGGACACAAGAAATTCGAGACGCTCTCTGGACTTTTCATAGCGGGCATGCTCTTTTTCATAGCGGGCAAGGTCATACTGGACGCTTTCGGCAGATTTGCAAATCCCGTCATGCCGGAGGTAAATATCGAAAGCATAGTGGCCCTTGTGATCACACTCATAATAAATATAGCTGTATCTACAATCGAGCTCAGGGAGGGCAGGAAGCTTGGCAGCGATATACTTGTAGCCGATTCGACCCACACAAGAAGCGACATATTCATTTCAATAGGCGTATTAGCGACGCTTGTTGGAATTAAGCTTGGAATGCCAGCGATAATAGACCCTATAGCATCTCTTGTGGTCGCAGGATTTATACTACATGCGTCATACGAGATATTCAACCATGCAAGCGGAGTACTTGTAGACAAGAGCGCAGTGTGCGACAAGAAGGTTTGCGAGATTGTAATGGGCTTCGATGAGGTAAAGGACGTCCATCACATAAGAAGCCGAGGAAGGGAAGATGACATACACATCGACATGCATGTTATGACTGACCCGAACATGACTGTCCAGGAGGCCCATGTACTCTCTCACAGAATAGAGAAGCGGATTAAGGACGAGATAAACCACAATACACAGGTGATCGTGCATATAGAGCCTTACGTAGAGTCTGGAGTCAAATCCAAGGACTATGAAGCGAAGAAAAATCAAAACCAGGAGCCAGAAAAAGAATAG
- a CDS encoding C-GCAxxG-C-C family (seleno)protein → MLMDTVRKYRDKSRYDLSCSETIIYAANEEYSLGLNQPAMKSMAPFSAGMYVESVCGAMAASLAVLGVLFTDNVAHQSENLEPLVVEFIDKFKSKLSSSMCADLKPLYRTEEEGCNYVIFAAGEVLQEIVDRELAKRKV, encoded by the coding sequence ATGCTAATGGATACCGTAAGAAAATATAGAGATAAGAGCAGATATGATCTTAGCTGCTCCGAAACTATCATTTACGCTGCAAACGAGGAATACAGCCTTGGCCTAAACCAGCCTGCCATGAAGTCGATGGCTCCCTTTAGCGCCGGCATGTATGTAGAAAGCGTGTGCGGAGCCATGGCTGCATCCCTTGCTGTGCTCGGCGTGCTCTTTACCGACAACGTAGCCCACCAGAGCGAGAATCTAGAGCCCCTTGTAGTCGAGTTCATAGACAAATTCAAAAGCAAGCTCAGTTCCAGCATGTGCGCCGATCTTAAGCCCCTCTACCGAACTGAGGAAGAGGGCTGCAACTACGTTATTTTTGCGGCCGGCGAAGTACTCCAGGAGATTGTGGACAGGGAGCTAGCAAAAAGAAAAGTATAG
- the nadA gene encoding quinolinate synthase NadA, giving the protein MTADIREKILKLKKERNAIILAHLYQRPEIQEIADATGDSYYLSKVARDCEQDVIVFCGVKFMADSAKILSPHKTVLLPVLDAGCPMAEMADTEGVQRLKEEHPNATVVCYINSTTEVKALCDVSVTSSSADKIISNIESDEIIFLPDRNLGGYIAERFPDKKFILWDGFCITHVRVEPEEVIELKEKIEDALVLAHPECEKEIRDLADFIGSTSHIIDYATNSDKKNFIIVTEEGILYELKKRNPDKNFYIPGGSMTCQNMKKTTLEDVYNSLLYMQHNITIDEEIRVKALKSLERMHELTK; this is encoded by the coding sequence GTGACTGCTGATATTCGCGAGAAAATACTCAAGCTTAAAAAGGAAAGGAACGCCATAATACTTGCACACCTCTACCAGAGGCCAGAGATTCAGGAAATAGCCGATGCTACAGGCGACTCGTACTATCTCAGCAAGGTCGCCAGGGATTGCGAACAGGACGTGATAGTCTTTTGCGGCGTAAAATTCATGGCTGACAGCGCCAAGATACTCTCGCCCCACAAGACAGTGCTTCTGCCTGTGCTTGATGCCGGCTGCCCTATGGCAGAAATGGCTGACACTGAAGGTGTGCAAAGGCTCAAAGAGGAGCATCCCAATGCTACCGTAGTTTGCTACATCAACTCGACGACGGAGGTCAAGGCGCTTTGCGACGTTAGTGTGACCTCATCAAGCGCCGACAAGATAATAAGCAACATAGAAAGTGATGAGATAATATTCCTTCCAGACAGGAACCTTGGCGGCTATATAGCCGAGCGGTTCCCAGACAAGAAGTTCATACTCTGGGATGGCTTTTGCATAACTCACGTCAGGGTCGAGCCGGAAGAAGTCATTGAATTAAAAGAAAAGATTGAAGACGCGCTCGTGCTGGCCCACCCTGAATGCGAAAAGGAGATAAGGGATCTGGCTGACTTTATCGGCAGCACAAGCCATATAATAGACTACGCCACAAATTCCGACAAGAAGAATTTCATAATAGTCACAGAGGAAGGCATCCTCTACGAGCTTAAGAAAAGAAATCCGGACAAGAACTTCTACATTCCTGGCGGCTCAATGACATGCCAGAACATGAAGAAGACTACGCTTGAGGACGTCTACAACAGCCTGCTCTACATGCAGCACAACATAACTATAGACGAGGAAATCAGGGTCAAGGCCCTCAAGTCGCTTGAGAGAATGCACGAGCTTACGAAATAG
- a CDS encoding pyridoxal phosphate-dependent aminotransferase, which produces MISKKMQAQVQSSSIIRAMFEEGKRLAGIHGAENVFDFSIGNPSVEAPDEVKKAIVDIVNSEDAMSIHGYMNNSGYEDVREAIAKSINKKFGTAFNHKNILMTVGAAGGLNVVFKTLLNPGDEVVVFAPFFGEYRAYADNFDGKLVIVSPNTVDFQPNLEEFKGKITPNTKAVIVNSPNNPTGVIYSEETIVKLAKILEEKQKEFGTDIYIISDEPYRELAYDNAQVPYLTKYYANTIVGYSYSKSLSLPGERIGYLVIPSEVADFENVVAAANIANRILGFVNAPSLIQKVIARCLDAEVDVEAYNKNRELLYNNLSSYGYECIKPEGAFYLFVKAPIEDDKEFCAKAKDKNILLVPGSAFGCPGYVRIAYCVAYKTIERALPSFKALIDELK; this is translated from the coding sequence ATGATTTCAAAGAAAATGCAAGCACAGGTACAAAGCAGTTCAATAATAAGGGCGATGTTTGAAGAAGGTAAAAGACTGGCAGGGATTCACGGAGCAGAAAATGTATTTGATTTCAGTATAGGGAACCCAAGCGTTGAGGCACCTGACGAAGTGAAAAAGGCAATTGTAGATATTGTGAATTCCGAAGATGCTATGAGCATACATGGATACATGAACAACTCGGGCTATGAAGATGTTAGGGAAGCCATAGCCAAGTCAATAAACAAGAAATTCGGCACAGCTTTCAATCACAAGAACATACTCATGACAGTAGGAGCGGCAGGAGGACTAAACGTTGTATTCAAAACCCTGCTGAATCCTGGGGACGAGGTCGTCGTATTTGCGCCATTCTTTGGTGAATACAGAGCCTATGCTGACAACTTTGACGGCAAGCTCGTAATAGTATCGCCAAACACTGTTGACTTCCAGCCAAACCTTGAAGAATTCAAAGGAAAGATTACGCCAAACACTAAGGCTGTAATAGTTAATTCACCAAACAACCCAACGGGAGTAATATACTCGGAAGAGACAATAGTTAAGCTGGCAAAAATTCTGGAGGAGAAGCAGAAGGAATTCGGAACAGACATATACATAATATCTGACGAGCCATACAGGGAGCTTGCATATGACAATGCGCAGGTTCCATATTTAACTAAGTACTATGCAAACACAATAGTAGGTTACTCCTACAGCAAATCCCTTTCTCTGCCTGGCGAGAGGATAGGATATCTTGTTATACCAAGCGAGGTTGCAGATTTTGAAAACGTGGTTGCCGCAGCCAACATAGCAAACAGAATCCTGGGATTTGTAAACGCTCCTTCGCTAATACAAAAAGTGATAGCTAGGTGTCTTGATGCCGAGGTGGATGTAGAGGCTTACAACAAGAACCGCGAGCTTCTTTACAACAACCTTTCGTCATACGGCTATGAGTGCATAAAGCCCGAGGGCGCGTTCTACCTCTTTGTTAAGGCTCCGATTGAGGATGACAAGGAGTTTTGCGCGAAGGCTAAGGATAAAAACATACTCCTAGTGCCGGGGTCGGCATTCGGATGTCCAGGATATGTAAGAATTGCCTACTGCGTAGCCTACAAGACAATAGAAAGAGCGCTTCCAAGTTTCAAGGCTCTGATAGATGAGCTGAAATAG